Proteins encoded by one window of Anaerosalibacter sp. Marseille-P3206:
- a CDS encoding response regulator transcription factor: MNTDINVLVVEDDGDINNLLYKILSKEGYNVRQAYSGSEAKMCLELYDFQLVLLDLMLPGVTGEELIFQLRKVKTMPIIVISAKPGQDIKIEVLRLGADDFISKPFDVNEVLARVEAQLRRYMVFSNTEKNADIFKHKDLVLDREKIEVTVKGEEIILTAREFAILELLMEYPNKVFTKANIFEHVWNDEFLGDDNTVNVHISNLRSKLAKIDPDTEYIHTVWGIGFKMSD, encoded by the coding sequence ATGAATACTGATATTAACGTATTAGTAGTAGAAGATGATGGAGATATTAACAATTTGCTATACAAAATATTGAGTAAAGAAGGTTACAATGTAAGGCAAGCTTATTCAGGTTCTGAAGCAAAGATGTGCCTTGAATTATATGACTTTCAACTGGTTTTGTTGGATTTAATGTTACCCGGGGTAACAGGGGAAGAACTTATTTTCCAATTAAGAAAGGTCAAAACTATGCCTATAATAGTTATCTCTGCAAAACCGGGCCAAGATATCAAGATAGAAGTATTAAGACTTGGGGCAGATGATTTTATATCCAAACCTTTTGATGTAAATGAAGTTTTAGCAAGAGTTGAGGCACAGTTAAGGCGTTATATGGTGTTTTCTAACACAGAAAAAAATGCAGATATTTTTAAACATAAGGATTTAGTTTTGGACAGGGAAAAGATAGAAGTTACGGTTAAAGGTGAAGAAATAATCCTTACAGCTAGGGAATTTGCCATATTAGAACTGTTGATGGAATATCCCAATAAGGTTTTTACAAAGGCTAATATATTTGAGCATGTTTGGAATGATGAATTTTTAGGTGATGATAATACGGTAAATGTTCACATAAGCAATCTCCGTTCAAAATTAGCTAAGATTGATCCTGATACTGAGTATATTCATACAGTATGGGGAATTGGTTTTAAAATGAGTGATTAA
- a CDS encoding sensor histidine kinase, with protein METLIVIVISIIGSIFAILYFLSRRDIDNITNQLHEINNTSTSSKILNPTCNKQLGNLILEINKSLEEKQRTEVEYKRMDMELRQAIANVSHDLRTPLTSIMGYIQLMDDELSIEERNQYIEIVKNRTKSLQNLISSFYELSRLQSKEYKFDLKSLNLSNIICDLLASFYNDFLNKGIEPIVDIDENVSLVIADENAVRRIFSNLIQNALRYGNANVSVSIKQDENHVITTFSNDAENLKEEDVSHLFERFFTSDRTRSGENTGLGLAITKELVEQMGHDINLEFHNCNLSIIIKWKI; from the coding sequence ATGGAAACTTTAATAGTTATTGTTATTTCAATTATAGGAAGCATATTTGCCATCTTATATTTTTTATCAAGAAGAGATATTGATAATATTACAAATCAACTACATGAAATAAATAATACTAGCACTAGTTCTAAAATATTAAATCCTACTTGTAATAAACAGTTAGGAAATTTGATTTTAGAGATAAATAAGTCCTTAGAAGAAAAACAAAGAACTGAAGTTGAGTATAAGAGGATGGATATGGAACTTAGACAGGCTATTGCCAATGTTTCTCATGATTTGAGAACTCCACTTACATCAATAATGGGCTATATACAGCTGATGGATGATGAACTTTCTATTGAAGAGAGAAATCAATATATTGAGATAGTAAAAAACAGGACAAAATCACTTCAAAATTTGATTTCTAGCTTTTATGAACTATCAAGGCTTCAATCAAAGGAATATAAATTTGACTTGAAATCCTTAAATTTATCTAATATAATTTGTGATCTATTAGCCTCTTTTTATAATGATTTTCTAAATAAGGGGATAGAGCCTATTGTAGATATAGATGAGAATGTATCATTAGTTATTGCTGATGAAAATGCAGTAAGAAGGATTTTTTCAAACTTAATACAGAATGCATTGAGATATGGAAATGCCAATGTATCTGTATCAATAAAACAAGATGAAAATCATGTCATAACCACATTTTCAAATGATGCAGAAAACTTAAAAGAAGAAGATGTGAGCCATTTGTTTGAACGTTTCTTTACATCAGATAGGACTAGAAGTGGGGAAAATACTGGTCTTGGTCTTGCCATAACTAAGGAGTTAGTTGAACAAATGGGTCATGATATAAATTTAGAATTCCATAATTGTAATCTTAGTATTATAATTAAGTGGAAAATATAA
- the trkA gene encoding Trk system potassium transporter TrkA, with translation MKVMIVGAGKLGYKLAELMNNENIDVTLVDVNFKTLERINDHLDVLTVVANGIQIGRLKELNIQTYDLLVAATSSDETNTLICSLAKKLGCKKTIARIRNPEFTEQLDFVKTEMGIDHIINPDLTTAIEIERYLLKSYNFYSGDFAKGKVSMVDFNIAGIEGFIGKRIMDIEGLEGVLITAISRDGDLIIPNGSTKLMEDDVIHVIGKSKSINKLGERLKTNMDKKHTKKVMIFGGGKIGYYLAQRLEKSNVYVTIVEKDKNRCEYLAEKLDQTLIIHGDGTDINLLEEEDLASMDAFIGATGFDEQNLLMALVAKQSGVSKTIAKISRPNYIHIIDKLNIDVALNPINITASDILKFIRGGKVVSVSLLLGGQGEVTEVIASEDLPIVGKPLSKLGLPKGIIIGAIVHKGEVIIPNGDTVIYPQDRIVVFSLSSDMASFEKLIKPNKGGILSELWSNH, from the coding sequence ATGAAAGTTATGATTGTAGGTGCTGGTAAACTAGGATACAAACTAGCTGAACTAATGAATAATGAAAATATTGATGTAACATTAGTAGATGTAAATTTTAAAACTTTGGAAAGAATTAATGATCATTTAGATGTACTAACTGTTGTAGCAAATGGAATTCAAATTGGAAGATTGAAAGAGCTTAATATCCAGACTTACGACTTGCTAGTTGCAGCAACAAGTAGTGATGAAACAAATACGCTAATTTGTTCTTTAGCCAAAAAACTAGGATGTAAAAAAACCATTGCAAGAATAAGAAATCCAGAGTTTACTGAACAATTGGATTTTGTTAAAACTGAAATGGGAATTGACCATATTATAAATCCTGATTTAACTACTGCTATTGAAATCGAGAGATATCTGTTAAAAAGCTACAATTTTTATTCTGGTGACTTTGCCAAAGGAAAAGTTTCAATGGTAGATTTCAATATAGCAGGTATTGAAGGTTTTATAGGTAAGAGAATAATGGATATAGAGGGTTTAGAAGGGGTGCTTATTACAGCAATATCTAGAGATGGAGATTTAATTATACCCAATGGTTCAACAAAATTAATGGAAGATGATGTAATTCATGTAATAGGTAAAAGCAAGAGTATTAATAAATTAGGCGAAAGACTTAAAACCAATATGGATAAAAAACACACTAAAAAAGTTATGATTTTTGGTGGAGGAAAGATTGGATACTATTTAGCTCAAAGACTAGAAAAGTCAAATGTATATGTTACAATTGTTGAAAAAGATAAAAACCGTTGTGAATATTTAGCTGAAAAGCTTGATCAAACTTTGATAATCCATGGAGATGGAACCGATATTAATCTTTTAGAAGAAGAAGATTTAGCTTCAATGGATGCTTTTATAGGGGCAACAGGATTTGATGAGCAAAATCTTTTAATGGCATTAGTAGCTAAGCAATCAGGAGTTAGTAAGACCATTGCCAAGATTAGTAGACCAAATTATATTCATATAATTGATAAATTGAATATAGATGTTGCTTTAAATCCTATAAATATTACAGCAAGTGATATTTTAAAATTTATTAGAGGTGGAAAAGTAGTATCAGTTTCTTTACTTTTAGGAGGACAGGGAGAAGTTACAGAGGTAATTGCAAGCGAAGATTTGCCAATTGTAGGTAAGCCCTTATCTAAATTAGGTTTACCAAAGGGGATCATCATAGGTGCAATAGTTCACAAGGGAGAAGTGATTATACCAAATGGAGATACTGTTATTTATCCACAAGATAGAATAGTTGTTTTCTCATTAAGTTCTGATATGGCATCTTTTGAAAAGTTGATTAAACCTAATAAGGGAGGAATTTTAAGTGAATTATGGAGTAATCATTAA
- a CDS encoding TraB/GumN family protein: protein MKRNSKFLSLLLVLTIVFSSFSIAFADGGQDTPKDVASDWAVEYLMEAEIQELADEGYFSQFKEGVTRSELANFATTLYEKLSGKEVTPISSNPFKDTEDKGVLKAIALELITVEGDKFLPEEIVTREDVAVIIYNVIDKCEPSILGDSKDKVNSIVSNGILKGKSNNNLGLSDVCTREEVLSLFARAYDFVIHKTDRAAKGFLWEVSNGKNSVYVLGSIHVADSSVYPFSESILESFDKSDALAVEADIVGDQEGLQYMMEKAIYTDDNTLEKNVPPETYKAFVEKISAAGLDPKQFEKVKPWYAGFLVQGLDMQDASLDATMGIDFNLMTKAMFSNKEILEIEGIKFQADLFDSMSNELQISLLESSLVEVKENDVDVNVQGEVIKYMLDMWKKGDMVEFEKFMEKNNQEGNQEFNKMLFNKRNENMSNKVEEYLNSEDGETYFVVVGAGHLVGDTGIIKAMKDKGYTVKQLTK, encoded by the coding sequence GTGAAAAGAAATTCAAAGTTTTTATCATTATTATTAGTATTAACAATTGTTTTTTCTAGTTTTAGTATTGCATTTGCAGATGGAGGACAGGATACACCAAAAGATGTTGCAAGTGATTGGGCTGTAGAATATTTAATGGAAGCAGAGATTCAAGAGTTAGCAGATGAGGGATATTTCTCTCAGTTTAAAGAAGGGGTTACAAGATCTGAGTTAGCAAACTTTGCAACTACATTATATGAAAAGCTTTCAGGGAAGGAAGTTACTCCTATATCATCAAATCCTTTTAAAGATACAGAAGATAAAGGAGTACTGAAGGCAATTGCTTTAGAATTGATTACAGTTGAGGGAGATAAGTTCCTTCCAGAAGAAATTGTTACAAGGGAAGATGTTGCAGTTATTATCTACAATGTAATAGACAAATGTGAACCAAGTATATTAGGTGATTCTAAGGACAAAGTTAATTCTATAGTTTCAAATGGAATACTAAAGGGAAAATCAAATAACAATTTAGGACTAAGTGATGTTTGTACAAGAGAAGAGGTACTTTCACTATTTGCTAGAGCTTATGATTTTGTAATACATAAGACTGATAGAGCTGCAAAAGGATTTTTGTGGGAAGTTTCAAATGGTAAAAATAGTGTATATGTATTAGGGTCAATACATGTGGCAGATTCAAGTGTATATCCATTTAGCGAAAGTATACTAGAAAGTTTTGACAAATCTGATGCATTAGCAGTAGAAGCTGATATTGTTGGAGATCAAGAAGGACTTCAATATATGATGGAAAAGGCTATATATACTGATGACAATACTTTAGAAAAGAATGTTCCACCTGAAACATATAAGGCATTTGTTGAGAAAATAAGTGCAGCAGGTCTTGATCCAAAACAATTTGAAAAGGTAAAACCTTGGTATGCAGGATTTTTAGTTCAAGGATTAGATATGCAAGATGCTTCTCTTGATGCAACTATGGGAATAGATTTTAACTTGATGACTAAAGCTATGTTTTCAAATAAGGAGATATTAGAAATTGAAGGAATTAAGTTTCAAGCAGACTTATTTGATTCAATGTCAAATGAACTTCAAATAAGCTTATTAGAAAGTTCATTGGTTGAAGTTAAAGAAAATGATGTTGATGTAAATGTTCAAGGGGAAGTTATAAAGTATATGTTAGATATGTGGAAAAAAGGTGACATGGTAGAATTCGAGAAGTTCATGGAAAAAAACAACCAAGAAGGGAATCAGGAATTCAACAAAATGCTCTTTAATAAAAGAAATGAAAATATGTCAAATAAAGTTGAAGAATATTTAAATAGCGAAGATGGTGAAACCTATTTTGTAGTAGTAGGAGCAGGTCATTTAGTTGGAGACACTGGCATAATAAAGGCTATGAAAGATAAAGGATATACAGTTAAACAGTTAACTAAATAG
- a CDS encoding ABC transporter permease, whose product MKILRLSFVNYKRMVKDKGKLIMMLIVPLLVILGVSFTANKGGYSTDANTAFSVEDKGGYAKGLLESLNIEDNIFYNREEAMELLENNEVVAVYILPENFTEKIKGGEKPCVEAFKREEGNTTLPLEMNIEKEINKKIKEEVLLKNDIIKDKKELYKFSTKTQIEKDEKETDGGLFLVVFMIIYFTILSSSSIGDEMVVLRKQNILSRAMTTANKSYEIMGSLCLAILFLQVSMNLLVLFIGKLLLKYPIIDFHIIFINIVLASLFSITFTIFLTRIFEEQGVVSLGTVIFTVGSLFLSLIALDGDLYPKVPMIIKNLGKFVPQYWLLDSIDKSKLFPNTIVLLLMILALFTAGNFKFRDFVNRG is encoded by the coding sequence GTGAAAATCTTAAGACTTAGCTTTGTAAACTATAAAAGGATGGTTAAGGACAAAGGAAAGTTGATAATGATGTTGATAGTACCTTTATTAGTTATATTGGGGGTAAGTTTTACTGCAAATAAGGGAGGTTACTCAACAGATGCAAATACAGCCTTCAGTGTAGAAGACAAGGGTGGATATGCTAAAGGGTTACTGGAAAGTTTAAATATAGAAGATAATATTTTTTATAATAGAGAAGAAGCTATGGAATTGTTAGAAAACAATGAAGTGGTAGCTGTATATATATTACCTGAAAACTTTACTGAAAAAATAAAAGGTGGAGAAAAACCATGTGTTGAGGCTTTCAAAAGAGAGGAAGGAAATACTACATTACCTTTAGAAATGAACATTGAAAAGGAAATCAATAAAAAAATAAAAGAAGAAGTTTTACTAAAAAATGATATAATTAAGGATAAAAAAGAACTATATAAGTTTAGTACCAAAACCCAAATAGAAAAGGATGAAAAAGAGACAGATGGAGGTTTATTCCTTGTAGTATTTATGATTATATACTTTACTATTCTTTCATCTAGTTCTATAGGAGATGAAATGGTTGTATTGAGAAAGCAAAATATATTATCAAGAGCCATGACTACAGCTAACAAAAGCTATGAAATAATGGGAAGTCTTTGCTTGGCTATACTATTTCTTCAAGTAAGTATGAATTTGTTAGTCCTTTTTATAGGAAAACTTTTGCTAAAGTATCCAATTATAGATTTTCATATAATTTTTATCAATATTGTATTGGCTAGTTTGTTTTCCATAACATTTACTATATTCTTAACTAGGATATTTGAAGAACAAGGAGTAGTAAGTCTTGGAACAGTTATATTTACTGTCGGTAGCCTTTTTCTAAGCCTAATAGCATTAGATGGAGATTTATATCCAAAAGTTCCCATGATTATTAAAAATTTAGGAAAGTTTGTTCCTCAGTATTGGCTATTAGATAGTATAGATAAATCAAAACTATTTCCAAATACAATAGTACTTTTACTTATGATATTGGCATTGTTTACAGCAGGAAACTTCAAGTTTAGAGACTTCGTAAATCGTGGGTAA
- a CDS encoding TrkH family potassium uptake protein, with protein MNYGVIIKVLGNLLLVESGLMIPSLLVAIYYNQTDKLAFLYSIIITGIIGLIMSKCFKNKKGIKAKEGLAIVAFGWILASFFGSLPFIFSGSIPSWVDAFFETVSGFTTTGATIVDNVEALPNGILFWRSFTHWIGGMGILVFTIAILPTLGVGGFQIFKVESPGPMPDRIVPRVKDTAKILYTTYIIITFIEIILLLFGGMSLFDSAVHTFGTVGTGGFSVKNSSVGAYDSTYIHLVIGIFMMLSGINFSLYYSLSKGKWREVLKDEELRLYLGIITAAVILIAYNINKNMYHDIGLSLRDSFFQVSSIITTTGYATVDFDKWPTFSKGILFLLMFVGGCAGSTGGGMKNIRILVLLKLIKREVAKIFHPRAVIPIKTGDKVVPNETVASISSFFILYIIIFVLGTIVISLEGIDFESSAGAVAATLGNVGPGLGLVGPARTYSQFSKLGKMTLSVFMLLGRLELFTIIALFAPKTWKKEILSKNV; from the coding sequence GTGAATTATGGAGTAATCATTAAAGTATTAGGAAATTTACTTTTAGTAGAATCAGGACTCATGATTCCTTCACTTTTAGTGGCAATATATTATAACCAAACAGATAAATTAGCTTTTTTATATAGCATTATAATAACGGGAATTATTGGACTTATAATGAGTAAGTGTTTTAAAAATAAAAAAGGAATTAAGGCTAAAGAAGGATTGGCTATTGTTGCATTTGGTTGGATTTTAGCTTCATTTTTTGGTTCTCTACCTTTTATATTTTCAGGTAGTATACCATCTTGGGTAGATGCATTTTTTGAAACAGTTTCAGGTTTTACAACAACAGGCGCTACAATTGTTGACAATGTAGAGGCACTTCCCAATGGAATACTATTTTGGAGATCTTTTACCCATTGGATTGGTGGAATGGGGATATTGGTTTTTACTATTGCTATTTTACCTACTTTGGGAGTAGGAGGTTTTCAAATTTTCAAAGTAGAAAGTCCAGGTCCTATGCCAGATAGAATAGTGCCTAGGGTTAAGGATACAGCAAAAATATTGTATACCACATATATAATCATCACTTTTATAGAGATAATACTATTATTATTTGGAGGAATGTCTTTATTTGATTCAGCTGTTCATACTTTTGGAACGGTAGGTACTGGTGGTTTTTCTGTAAAGAATTCAAGCGTAGGCGCTTATGATAGTACTTATATACATTTGGTGATTGGGATATTCATGATGCTATCAGGAATTAACTTTTCACTATATTATTCTCTTTCTAAAGGTAAATGGAGAGAAGTTTTAAAAGATGAAGAGCTGAGGTTATATTTAGGTATAATAACTGCTGCAGTTATATTGATTGCATATAATATAAACAAGAACATGTATCATGATATAGGTTTATCTTTGAGGGATTCATTTTTTCAAGTTAGTTCAATTATAACTACTACTGGCTATGCTACAGTGGATTTTGATAAATGGCCTACTTTTAGTAAGGGAATACTTTTTCTACTCATGTTTGTAGGTGGATGTGCTGGATCTACTGGAGGAGGAATGAAAAACATTAGGATATTGGTATTATTAAAATTAATAAAAAGGGAAGTTGCCAAGATATTTCACCCTAGGGCAGTTATACCAATAAAAACTGGAGATAAAGTAGTTCCAAATGAAACGGTAGCAAGCATATCAAGTTTCTTTATACTATATATTATAATATTTGTATTGGGGACAATTGTAATTTCTCTAGAAGGAATTGATTTTGAAAGTTCAGCAGGGGCAGTAGCTGCAACCCTTGGAAATGTTGGACCTGGTCTTGGACTTGTAGGGCCTGCCAGAACTTATAGCCAATTTAGCAAACTTGGTAAGATGACGTTATCTGTATTTATGTTATTAGGAAGGCTTGAATTGTTTACGATTATTGCATTGTTTGCACCTAAGACATGGAAAAAAGAGATATTATCAAAGAATGTTTAA
- the panD gene encoding aspartate 1-decarboxylase: MQITMLKSKIHRATVTDANLDYVGSITIDEKLMKEANLFENEKVQIVNINNGERFETYVIKGPSGKGDICLNGAAARLVQPKDKIIIMSYCIIDESEAKNFSPKVVFVDENNNSI, encoded by the coding sequence ATGCAAATAACTATGTTAAAATCAAAAATTCACAGAGCAACAGTAACTGATGCAAATCTAGATTATGTAGGAAGTATAACCATAGATGAAAAGCTTATGAAAGAGGCAAATTTATTTGAAAATGAAAAAGTTCAAATAGTAAATATAAACAATGGAGAAAGATTTGAAACCTACGTAATCAAGGGCCCTTCTGGAAAAGGTGATATTTGTCTAAATGGCGCCGCTGCAAGACTTGTACAGCCAAAAGATAAAATTATCATCATGTCTTATTGCATAATTGATGAAAGTGAAGCAAAAAATTTTAGTCCTAAAGTTGTTTTTGTAGACGAAAACAATAATTCAATATAA
- a CDS encoding ABC transporter permease, giving the protein MRNYIKAELYRNFNRVYFWGMTLGVAAFALFGVIMIKIGFTNGVSYNMLFEFGIQNLVLPVFLVSMIIEMVTSEEIKNKTLKNVVSFGFSRNKLVLSKLMVSVILSIISAIIILAVYFGSGAILFGIGSDFSLSIVKDFALRLLAAVPLWIGAISVGHFLSFVIKNNTASAFTYAGIFVAFRTLIRIVSLKVDKFSFIYERLITVQLIEKLGNQAPITTNELIFAGKVGVMYIIVFTLLSLIYFKKAEVK; this is encoded by the coding sequence ATGCGTAATTATATAAAGGCTGAATTGTATAGAAACTTTAACAGAGTATATTTTTGGGGTATGACATTAGGAGTAGCTGCTTTTGCATTATTTGGAGTTATAATGATTAAGATAGGTTTTACGAACGGTGTGTCTTATAATATGTTATTTGAGTTTGGGATTCAAAATCTTGTATTGCCAGTATTTTTAGTTTCAATGATAATCGAAATGGTAACATCAGAGGAAATAAAGAATAAGACTCTTAAAAATGTTGTTTCCTTTGGGTTTTCAAGAAATAAATTGGTATTATCAAAACTTATGGTTTCAGTTATACTTTCTATAATATCAGCTATTATAATATTGGCTGTGTATTTTGGAAGTGGAGCAATACTATTTGGAATTGGATCGGATTTTTCATTAAGTATTGTAAAAGATTTTGCACTCAGATTATTAGCTGCAGTTCCATTATGGATTGGAGCTATATCAGTAGGCCATTTTTTGAGCTTTGTCATTAAAAACAATACAGCATCTGCATTTACTTATGCGGGAATATTTGTAGCTTTTAGGACCCTTATTAGGATAGTTTCACTAAAGGTAGATAAATTTTCTTTTATCTATGAAAGACTTATTACAGTACAACTTATTGAAAAACTAGGAAACCAAGCTCCTATAACAACTAATGAATTGATCTTTGCAGGTAAAGTAGGAGTTATGTATATTATAGTTTTTACGTTATTAAGTTTAATATATTTTAAGAAAGCAGAAGTAAAGTAA
- a CDS encoding ATP-binding cassette domain-containing protein — MAETILKTNNLTKKYHNNIVVNNANIEINQGDIYGLVGKNGAGKTTLLRIILGLTMPENGEIELFGEASENGLNKARMRTGSIIETPSFFPYLSARKNLEYYRIQRGIQEKDCVALSLKAVGLEDNNKKFKNFSLGMKQRLGLALAIMGSPDLLILDEPINGLDPTGIVEFRELLLKLNKERNTTIIISSHILGELSQLATKYGFIHNGNLIEQISATELNEKCRHHLSIKVDDTAKAIVVIENQLGCSDYEVLNDNEIRLYECVDTPEVVTEALIKAGVKVSKINQVGANLEKYFIDLIGGAHNA; from the coding sequence ATGGCAGAGACAATACTTAAAACTAACAATTTAACTAAAAAGTATCATAACAATATTGTTGTAAACAATGCGAATATAGAAATAAATCAGGGAGATATCTATGGACTTGTTGGTAAGAATGGAGCAGGAAAGACTACTTTACTTAGAATCATATTAGGTCTTACTATGCCTGAGAACGGAGAAATCGAATTATTCGGTGAAGCATCTGAAAATGGATTGAACAAGGCTAGAATGAGAACAGGATCTATAATTGAAACACCAAGTTTTTTCCCATACCTATCAGCTAGAAAAAACCTTGAGTATTATAGAATTCAAAGAGGCATTCAAGAAAAGGATTGTGTAGCTCTAAGCCTTAAAGCAGTAGGGCTTGAGGATAATAATAAGAAGTTCAAAAACTTCTCCCTTGGGATGAAACAACGTTTGGGATTAGCACTTGCTATAATGGGAAGCCCTGATTTACTTATTTTAGATGAACCTATAAATGGACTTGACCCTACTGGGATTGTGGAGTTCAGGGAACTTTTATTGAAATTAAACAAAGAAAGAAATACTACTATTATAATATCAAGTCATATATTAGGTGAGCTTTCACAACTTGCAACAAAATATGGTTTTATTCATAATGGAAACTTAATAGAGCAGATATCAGCTACTGAGTTAAATGAAAAGTGTAGACATCACTTATCAATCAAAGTTGACGATACAGCAAAGGCTATTGTAGTTATTGAAAATCAACTAGGATGTAGTGATTATGAGGTATTAAATGACAATGAAATTAGATTGTACGAATGTGTAGATACTCCAGAAGTTGTTACAGAAGCTCTTATAAAAGCTGGAGTTAAGGTATCTAAAATCAATCAAGTAGGTGCAAATTTAGAGAAATATTTCATTGACTTGATTGGAGGTGCTCACAATGCGTAA
- the panC gene encoding pantoate--beta-alanine ligase → MRVINSIEEIKKIKRDNISIGFVPTMGYLHEGHISLIKKAKEENDIVITSIFVNPTQFGPNEDFEKYPRDESRDLQKCEENGCDIVFLPQVDEMYPDSFLTFVQVEELGKGLCGKSRPTHFRGVTTVLTKLFNIVKPDRAYFGQKDAQQLVIVKKMVEDLNMDVEIIGCPIVREADGLAISSRNTYLSPEERNDALFLNKSLKLAKNIIENGEKNISIIKNEMEKAILSGNNNAIDYIEFVDTKTLNPVSEIKDNVLIAIAVKVGKTRLIDNIVVEL, encoded by the coding sequence ATGAGAGTAATTAATTCTATAGAAGAAATCAAAAAAATTAAAAGGGATAATATCTCCATAGGTTTTGTACCTACTATGGGATATCTCCATGAAGGCCATATAAGCCTTATAAAAAAAGCTAAAGAAGAAAATGACATTGTAATCACAAGCATCTTTGTCAATCCAACACAATTTGGTCCGAATGAAGATTTCGAAAAATACCCTAGAGATGAGAGTAGAGATCTTCAAAAATGTGAAGAAAATGGTTGCGATATAGTGTTCTTACCTCAAGTTGATGAGATGTATCCTGATTCTTTTCTTACCTTTGTACAAGTAGAAGAATTGGGAAAAGGACTATGTGGAAAATCTAGACCAACTCATTTTAGAGGAGTTACCACTGTTTTAACTAAGCTATTTAATATTGTTAAGCCTGATAGAGCATACTTTGGACAAAAAGATGCACAACAGCTAGTTATAGTAAAAAAGATGGTTGAAGATTTAAATATGGATGTAGAAATAATAGGCTGCCCTATAGTTAGAGAAGCAGATGGATTGGCCATTAGTTCAAGAAATACCTACTTAAGTCCAGAAGAAAGAAATGATGCATTATTCTTAAATAAATCACTAAAATTAGCAAAAAATATAATTGAAAATGGCGAAAAGAATATATCTATAATAAAAAATGAAATGGAAAAGGCAATACTATCAGGAAATAACAATGCTATTGACTATATTGAGTTTGTAGATACAAAAACATTGAACCCAGTTTCAGAAATTAAAGATAATGTACTCATTGCAATAGCTGTAAAAGTTGGTAAAACTCGACTCATAGATAATATAGTTGTAGAATTGTAG